CAACAGCTCCTCTCCTAGATCCACCGTCTTCCGAAAAGCAGAACCTACATGATCATAACATGCATTTCGTGTAATAAGAAAAAGGAAAGACTTAATAGCTTGTAATGAAGATGCATTAGCTCGATTAAACCACAGTTTGCAAAACGATTCGGATACAATTTCTTCAGCTGCTTCGCGGTTTTTGGTAATCCTATATGCAAATACAAATAATTGCTCAGCGTATTGGCTCATAAAATAACGAAGCCCCAGCTCGTCTCCGAGTTGCAACTTTTCAAGATATTGGCTATCTAGGGTAGATTTTTGGTTGAACTGTTTCACAATGAGCGTAAAAGTAGCTATAACAAACCTAGTAAGGTTACCTAATATCGTTATTTTTTTGTTAACTATATGTAGCCAAATTTGTCATATGATTATTTTAACATTCCATCCTTCCAAGTGAGTCTTTCACCCCAAAAAGGAATCATCGTTTTATCACATTTTACAGCGGGCAAATGTTCCATTGTTTTCGTAATTGAGGCTTGTCCATGCGGATATGGCTTATGTCTCAGTTCAATTAAATGGGTCAATACCGCATAATCCGGTTGAACTTGCCCTTCGGCCGTTCCCAAAAGATTGTTTTCTCGCTTCTCTCCCCATCGCATAACTAATAAATTAACCGGTCCTTGAATCTTTGTAAAATTTGCAGGAGTAAAGCCTGCATCTCCGCAATGTAACAAAGAGAATGATCCAGCATCAGTTCCACAGTCGATTCGTGCCATGGATATGAACTTTGGAAACTTCGGATTAGCAAGGTGGTCGTCCATATCAGTGCGAATCGTAACATTCCCAATTTGATAGCTGGTTGGTACTACAGAATGATAAGCCGAGCCCGGCTTATAGAAGTTGGAAATAACGGGTTTACCTAGGTTTGTCATCGCCTCCATCAACTTAACATTCGCATGGTCACCATGATTGTGTGTTATGTACAGGAAATCAAGATATGGGGCAAATTGCCAAGCTAGTCTATGATCTACATCAATACCGAAGCAAGCTGAAGGTGTTTTAACGATAAAACCCATATTATAAAGCAACCAAACTTGCGCAGTACCTTTTTTAACTTTATTATTCTTCACTTCATTCAGAACCTTGTCAAAGCCTTTTCTATAAGCATAAAGAATGGGAACTTTCCGCTCCATTTCCACTGCGTCATCTTCAGACATTGCCAAATAAGCCTTGAATTCATCGGGAGGAAAGCTATCCGAATATCGTTCTATCGTTTTTAGCAATTCAATTCTGTTTGGACTTAGATCGAAGGCGGTTGTTTTCTCTAGGCTTTTCCAAGTTTTGATCGCTTCATTAATTTCACTTTTTATGCTGCTCTCCTGAACGAGACCTTGTCCGGATGAAACAAACACCAAAAGGTACATGGAGAGGGATAATAACAATCTTTTCATAGGATAAACTTAGTTTTAGGTTTTTGATTTATATAGGTAATAGTAATAAACAAAATTATTCTTCCTAGTCGCCTAATTAGAATGACTAGGAAGAATAATATTTCTCATTGGATAACTCCTAATATAGGGTCCTTTAAGGAATAACTGTCTCCAAATAATTCGGAGTTATTAAGGTATCAATATCATTTGCATTGATCAAATACCTCGTTTTACTTCTAACTAATCCACCTTTTTTAGGGTTGACCATTGTTAGAGTTCTAACGACTAATTCTTCTTTGGTAAACGTTCCATCGTTTTGTTCGTAACTTACCAAATTATCAACGGCTCCCACCCTGTTATCAAAATTAATGACTCCATTATCTTGAGTAAATCTGACCGTTGATGGCAACAGCGTGTTGATGTAATTATCACCATAAACATAGCCCCCCTTATCCGTCATTAGGGATTTATTACCAAAGGTATCTACATTCCAAGCTTCGATCAGAATATTGCCCTCAATGTCGGGCATCTCTAACGTCGCGAAGTAACCGCCAAACTCTTCATGATAATTACTGTCGATGTAATCCACTTTCAGTGAATCTCTTGAGCCCGCGGCGGTATTCCACCGCAACATAAAGAATGATTTATTCACATCTTCTGCTGGCACCACAACTACGGCCACTTTATTAAATCCGGACTTAACGTTTATATCAGCGATACGCGCTGCATAAACAATAGGACCATCTTTAACATACTGATTTAATAGATCGTCCGCATTATCACAGCCGACCTGCAAAAAGGAAAAAATCGCTCCTAGTATATATATTAACTTCTTCATCTTTAAATACTTTAATCTATATATTCTGCTAATATGATTTAAGCACTTCTCCGAACATCTTGAATTCATTGATCGTGTAAAACGTTTCGGTTGGTGTGTAGGACTCCATCAGCTGCAATCTCATGTAACGGAAGGACTCCGTCGGTTTTGCATCAGGATTCTTATTGTCTTCGGAAACTGCGTACTCCTGTTTATTGTAGAAATAATCTGTTTCTTCTTGTGTGATACTAGCCATATTTGCAGGCATCTTTCCTTCGTACTCCCCGATTAAAATCCATCCTTCCGGGAACTTCGACCATCGGGTAGTATTTGCATCATTCGTTCCCCAAATCCTGAATCTCTTCACACTAGAACGCGCATACAGATAACTGGCGGATGGACGAGGATAGATTTGTACTCTACTCAATCGTAAATCTTGATTTAAGTCAAAAGTGACATATAAGTCATGTACGTAGGTCCGCTGAGTTGGCTGGCCTTCCGGGATCTTAAAGAACTTATAGGCTAAGAAGTTGTTAGCAGCTGTGATACCATTGAACATCGTTTGAGGACCAAAGTTGGCACTGTGTGCTATCCCATCATTTTGTACCCCCGTCTCTAAATTATATCCAAACAGCGCATAGTCTTTACCCGAGGTTCCATATGATGGGTTGAAGTAAGCAACAGGTTTCACTGTATTGAAATCAATCAGCTGTTCTTTGAATGGTGTAATCAATTCAATCAGTGTGTCCGTCCTATTTCCCCACTTATCTGATAATACAAATCCAAATTTCTGCTCCACATTATCATACTGTCTGATATAAGTTGCCGTATTCAATGAGTCTGAGCTGTAAATTGTCTTAGAAGGATCCTCTATAAGTGTCTTTTCGCCCATTTGAATTTGATCTTCCGTCAATATGTGAATCGCGAAGGGCTGTGCCTCTTTATTTTCCCATTCTAGCTTAACACCTCCAAATGCGGGAGTAGCCAACAAACTTTGACGTGCAATTTCAACAGGTGATAACAATGGCTTTTCCCTAACTTGAGTTATGTCGGATTTATTACCGCCCTCATCCACAACCGCTAATTCCACGGATACCTCATTGGTTCCTGTAAAGCCTTCAACTAAAATGATATGGCTATAGCGAGAAACTTTAAATTCCACTTCATTGCCGGCTTTATTTATATAGGTTGCAATAACTTGTGAATGTTTAGGGTTGCCGGCCGGCAGACTAAAGTGAATCTCTAATGCACCTGGCTTCGAAACCACTTTGTCGACGGTTAATTTTTCAGGCTTGCCACCGCCTAAATCCAATTGTTCAATCCCTAAGTAGGAATCCATGCAAGAAAGAAGCGATAAGCTACTTACCAAACATAAGAACAAGTATATAATATATCTTTTCATCGTTTTATCAATTAATTACCAGCCTGGATTTTGAACTAAGTTTCTATTTTGAAGCAAGGTATTGGTCTCAATTGGCATCAAATAATCTTTCATTGAAAACCTCGGCTGCACAAGAACCTTCAAGGTGAAGAAATCTTTTTTATTCTCGCCTTCTTTATTCCAACCCATAATTGGTTTGTTATAAACTAATTCGCCAATTAACCATCGACGAACATCGTAGTAGTAATGGCCTTCAAACGCTAATTCATTGATGCGTTCCTGCTGCACAATCTTTCTTAAGCCTGCTTGACTTTCAGGCTTAGATTTAAATGCTGGAGAAGCATATTTCGCCCAACTCACAACCACACCTTCCATTCCAGAACGTTGTCGAATCTGATCTAAATAGTAGTAAGCATTATTACCTCTAGAATCCGTCTTGCCCGGGCCACCTGCTTCGTTTAATGATTCGGCTAATAGCAAATACAAATCGGCTAAACGAATAATTGGAAAGGAATAACGTTCATAAACCAATTCAACGCGCGTTGCAGTATAGGTTGTTTTTAAATGGGTCAGCTTTTTTGCTAAATAACCAGACAGGGGATAATAGCCATAAGTCTCTCCATATTTAAATCCGCTACCCATATGTCTCATAAAGTTTGGAAAAGCAGGGTTTGACAATTGCTGCGAACGACCTTCCCAAATTCCGCCGTCGAATCCCACCGATGCGTAGAAGCGTAAAGAGCGGTGGTGATGAAGTAATGCGGTCTCCTGTCCACTTTTTATGAAGTACTTCGTATGATTTTCATCTGGTAGCTGCGTTGTATATCTATTCTGATACCACCCGTTCGTTTCCCATTCCTGGTCCTCTTCAATCGGAACGCCATTGGAAGAATAAAATGATTCAACGATATTCAACGTCGGAGAGTGGCGTTGTCCAATATCGGGAGCACCGGAGCCTGCAATATTCTCCCACTCTGAATTACTGAGCATACTGGAAAAACGTTGAAGCTGTCTTGTTGCCTCATTGGTTGCCCAGATAAGCTCTGGATTCCATGGTGAAGTAACAGCTTGTCTTAAGCTTACCATCGCCTTCGTCTCTGGACTGATATTGGTCGTATTTACATCCGGGATGGCACCGGCGCCAGCATCTGCAGTAATCAATAAATGGTTTCCGTCTTCCTCCGCAGAACGAACAGCCTCATCACAAGCCAACAATGCCCGCTCCCATCTTTGCTTACTATCACCGACCGGAAATAGATCAATACCTCGTTTATCTTTAAATCCTGTATAATAATTATTGTTATTAAAAATTGGACTAGCTGCTAGGACTAGTGTCTTTGCTTTAATTGAGCGTGCAATAGTCTTCGTGAAACGTCCGTATTCCGTAGAGGGGTCCAATTCAGCCGTTGTTGGCAATGCTTCGATCGCTTCATCCAATAGGTTGACAATGTAGTCTGTCACTTTATCAACCGGTTCGCGATGGAAATCAAGTTCCTCCCCCTTCGCTGCGATAGGAATAACCTTATCAACAATGGGTATCGGTCCGTAAAGTTGGAACAAATAGAAATTGAGGTAGGCCTTAATCGTTTTGACTTCAGCAATCCATTTGGCGCGTTCCATCTCATCCATGTCTCTTGGACCGCCATCCTCTAGTTTGATATGTTCTAAGAAGACATTACAGTTGCGGATTCCTTGCCAAATGTTTCGGCTCGCTCCATTCTTACCATCCCAGAAATTCATATATGGACGTACTGCGTTATTACCGTTGAAGAATAGTAAAACAGTATTCGGGACGTTTGCCGGATTACCACCCGGCATATTCCGAGGATCCGAGACAACATCACCTCCAGCTGTAAGTCCTAAGGTATTATCCGGATTAGCAACATTTGGAAGAGCCGAGTAACAGGTGAAAAGATATTTCTCGGCGTTAAAGCGATCTTTGAACGCGTCCTCCAGCACCGGTTTGTCGTCTGGTAAAATATCTAGATATTTATTACATCCTGAGAGTGCCATGATAAGGACACCCATTGATATAAAAATTATACGCTTCATATCTTTATGATTAATCATTAACATTTCGATTCCAGATTAGAAATTAACCTGCATACCTAAATTGAACACTTTTTGCAGTGGATAAGCCAAGCCATTCCCACGCATTTCCGGATCCCATAATTTGAAATCGGAAAGCGTAAAGAGGTTTGTTCCGCTTGCATAGATACGAGGACTAATTCCTCGGAATTCCTTGAACTTATACCCCATTTCAACGGATTTCAATCGAATAAAACTTGCAGAACGCATCCAGTAGTTACTACGAACAAAATTGTTCGCATTGCCCACCGCGCTATTTCCAGCCTCTGGTGATAATCGTGGCCAGTGAGCGTATAGGTCTCTATTCGTTTCTGTCCATAAACTTTCTTTGATGAAGTTCAGCATCGCTCTGTTCCCTCTCCTTTCAACTCCCTTTTCTACTAGAGTTACATTGACAAATGGTGCCATTTTATTTGCATCCAAGAAAAAAGAGAAACGCGAGGAGCCTTGAACGAAAACAGAAACATCAAAATTCTTATAACCAAATGACCCTCCGATACCATATTGAATTTCGGGATTGGTAGGGTAGCCAATCGGTACGATATCGAAAGTATTGATCACGCCATCGCCATTGATATCACGGTACTTAATATCGCCTGCCTGATACACAACCGAATTCCCGTTAACCATTTGAACCGGTGAGTTCAACACTTCGTTATCATCGATAAATAGACGCTCCGCAACATAGCCCTGTGACTGTCCCACTTTCCGGCCCACAACAGATTTCCATGGAGCGAAGCCTGAATAGTCTAGCTCATCATAGACTGTGATCTTAGATGTACCATAGGTAAAATTACCCCGAACGATATACCACATTCCGTTGGCTAGAGACTTGTTATAGTTTAAAGTCAAGTCAAGACCTTTTCCTTTCGCTTCACCGTAGTTTGTTTTAACGCTTGAAGTCAATCCTACAACAGATGGAATATCCTGTCGTTCTTGTACAATATTCGTCCGGTTCTCTAAGTAAACCTCAGCAATCAAGGATAGATCATCATTTAGAAAACCCAGCTCCACCGCTAAGTTTGTTTTATAAGAAACCTCCCAAGTAATGTTTGGATTCGCATAGCGTAAAATATCAATGGTCGGTCTGGTGAAGGTCGAGTTTACATTATTTCCGAAATATCCAGCCTGCGGCCCGTTCAGATTGATATTCGAGGTAAAGAAAAAGCGATCGATATCATCAACAATAATGTCATTTCCGACTAGACCGTATGTACCGCGTAGTCTGAGCTTAGAAAACGTAGGTTTTAGGCTTTCAAAAAATGGCTCGTCAGACACTTGCCAGCCCAACCCTACTGACGGGAAGAAACCCCAACGAAACCTTGGATCGAATCGTTCGGAACCGTTGAGTCCAAAGTTTAATTCCGCGAAGTACTTATTAGAATAACCGTATGTAAATCTTCCGGCTAACGAAACGTTACGCGAAGGCAACGAAGAGTCTAAGTTCTGCGGACTGCCATCCAATCGATCTTTGATAGACCCCACTAATAAACCTCCTAAGTCATGTGTCCCGAAACGACGATTATACAACACCGCACCTTCGGCATAACCCCTAGCTTCCACAAACTTGTTACCTGCGGTATAATCAATATGGTCTGAGCCTTTTTCAGGATTTAATACTGATAACTGATAAGGATATGCATTAGTCGGATCATATGTCCCTTTGATATACTGATAATAGAACGGATTATAGCTACGCTGAATATTGAATCCCGAATATCGCGTAATACTTCCTATAAAGCGAGCTTTTAAGCCCGGCGTGATGGACTCTAAGTTCTGATGCAATTCTAACTGAGTCAATAACGTACTATTTCTTACATCCTCATAGCCTTTCATGATATCCGCATATGGGTTGATATAGCCTGGTTCTCCATTTCCGTAATCATCTCCAGAGTAGTTACCGAACAAAATACGGTCAACAAATTCCGTGGCGTGGTCAGGTTGATAATATGCTGGGAATAATACAGGATTGGCTAATAAAGTCTTGCCGTAGGTGTTTGCTCCTCCACTGCCAGACTCACCGATAGGACCTGTATAATCGTCGAAAGTCGCACTCAAACGAACCTTCGCTTCCAAGGTTTTATGGAGAAACAAGTTCACGTTCGAACGAACTGAATACTTCTTTAGATTGATATTGGAGTTGAATGGATTCTTCTCATCAACTTTCAATATACCGTTATCTTGAGAAAAAGAGCCTGCTAAATAATAGGTCGCGGCATTTCCACCCCCCGTCAAGTTTATGTTCGTACGATGGTTTAAGGAATGGTCTCTGGTTAACATTTCTTTCCAATCGACCGCGGGATACACATTGGGATTGCGGTTTGGATCTTTAGTAAAGTTGATCTTACTTTGCGGATAGACCAATTCGCCAAAGCGCGTCATCTGTGCGATATTGGCATACTCCATATAACTAACCGGATCTGCTAAATCAACTTTGGTAGTCGGAGTGGATACGGAAGATTCATGTCTGAAAGAAACTTTTACATTTCCCTTCTCCCCTTCTTTGGTTGTCACTAACACCACCCCATTTGCACCGCGCGCTCCATAGAGCGCTGTTGCCGACGCATCTTTCAGAATAGAGAAACTTGCGATATCGTCGGGGTTTAATCGAGCTAGATCCCTTGATGACATCTCAATATTATCGATCAATATTAAGGGAGCTGTTAAACCACTACCGAATGAAGTCACACTTCGCACAAAGAATTGCGCATCTTCCTCTCCTGGAGCTCCAGTTGATTGATACGCAACTAAACCCGCCATGCGACCAGCCAATGCTGTTGTTAAGTTACTCGCCGGAGTTCTCAGATCCCTGACATTTACCGTCGTAATCGACGAAACAATACTTTCTTTCGCTTGTCTACCGAAAGCAACAACTACTGTCTCTTCCAGCTCACGATTATCTTTCGAGAGCCGAATATTGATAACCTTTGCACTGCCCACCAAGATACGCTGAGTCGAATAACCGACCATTGAGAAGATCAACGAGTCGCCTTCATTTACCGCTAATTCGTAGACACCATCACCATCGGTACGAGTGCCGACTGCTGTTCCTTTCACAAAAACACTTACACCCGCCATCGCTGAATCATCAATGGCATCCGTAACTTTACCTGTCACCATGTTCTGTTGTCGCACCGGCTGTATTGGCACTCCTTCCCTAACAGGTACTGAAGCGACATTTTTCGAGGCAACGCGTGCCTGTGGTTTTATTACAATGGTATTGCCTTGAAGCAACCACTCTGCGGATTTATCTTGCAGCAACTTGCGCATAGTCCCCTCTATTGGCAAGTCTTTAATGTCCGCATGAATCTTCATATCAGCCAATACTTTGCTCTTGATGAAGAATTCATATTTTGTTTGTTGTTGAATAGTCTTCATCACTTTCAGCAATGAAATACCATCAGCTTTCAATGTCACGTTCTGCGCCATACCATCGGCCATAACCGTCGTGATATTGAGCAGTATGAGTACAACGATCCATTTCATAATTAGGGAACATCGGTTTATAGAAGACCAGTGCCGGTCTTCCAGATTTTTTTTAAAATTCATACATTTGTACTGATTAGATCATATTGTAATTATTAAATTCAAAATTTTCTCTTAGCCGAGAGATTGTAATGCGATAGACATCTAAAGAATTGGCGGGCAGTGTTGGAGCACTGTCCGTTTCCTTATTATCTATCCTTTCCTTAATAGTTCCGTTTCCTCATTCCTTATTCCTGTTTAGTTAAAAATTGATAGTTTGTTCCTTTCCCCTATGCGTTCGAGTTTAAACTTAAACCCGCTGCCTTCAATTATCTTTAGCACCTCCTTTAAATTCTTTCCACGGCTAATACTTGCGTAGAGATATGTTCGCTTAACGCGATCATCAATTTCAAAATCGAAATCGTACCATCTACTAAGTATTCTCATCGCTTCGCCCAACTCCACTTCTTCAAATACAAATTGATTATCCTTCCAAGCGACGTATTGACCTATATCCACCTGCTTTTTATGTAGACCTCGTTGATCAATAAATCCCTGTTCACCCGCTTTTAGAGGCAGTATCTTCCCCGCTGCGTGCAACACGACAGATCCTTCCACCAGCGTCGTACGATTCTCATATTGCTCGTCAGCATATGCTTTTAAATTAAACTGAGTTCCAGTCACTTCCACCACTTGTTCAGACGTTTTGATTTTAAATGGGATCTTTTTCCCGCCGACAATCTTACTTTCTACATCGAAATATGCCTCACCGTCCAATTCTACGACGCGTTCTTTTCCTCGCATCGTTAATGGATAGGTCAATTTAGAGTCTGCATTTAACCATACCTTTGTCCCATCCGACAAGGTTATCTGATACTGGCCGCCTCTCGGCGTAGAAATCGTCGCGTAGCTATCCTCATCATTGTTCAGATCTTGAATCAATGTGCCATCCGCATAAGCGAGTTCATCCCCCATAACGACAGCGTCCTGATTCTCATTTAATTCAATTACGCGACCATCTGCCAACGTGATTTTGGCTTTATTGCCGCCTGGCGCTAAATCACTAATCGAAATAGCTTTTGTCTGATTGATTTGACTTCTGTATAATATCAAACCAATTCCTAGTACTGAAATCAGTAGCGCAGCACACGATAAATACCATCCCCAATTTGTTTTCTTCCGCGGAGGATGTTCACCTTCTGCATCGCGCACTTTTGCTAAGGTCTTTTCCTCGAATTTCATCAGCCAGTCTGATTTTGAATGATCAGATTTAATGGCCAGTCTATTTTTCAATTCTGATAATAAAAGTTCCTCATCCTCTACTTTCTTCAAAAGATCCGAAAACAAAGGATCGGAAGCCCCCCAGCTCTCAAGCATGCGTAGCTCTTGCTCAGTGATGGTTCCTTCCATCCGCTTTCTTATTAAAGACACTATCTCAGCGTTGCTATTCATGGTTATAGATGTTGGCTTGTTTTATTCGTCGATCAGATCGACTGTTATTAATACGAACGACTCTGGAAAACCTTAGAAAAAAAGTTAAAAAAATTTATAACGAAGTAAAAAAGCATATGAATTACTATTGAAAAACCACCATAGCAAACACGAAAAGAGGGTTTTGAAGAGTTAAAAAATTTTAGACAGAACTTATTAAAGCGCCAAATGTTTATTATATAGTCACACTAAAAACGATAAAAATGATTAGTTCAAAATTTCAATCCTGTATAGAAGCTTGTTTAGAATGCGTAGCAACATGTAACTTGTGTGCTACGGCATGTCTTAATGAAAAAGATGTGGACCATCTTCGGAAGTGTATTCAACTCGACCTTGAATGTGCAGCAATCTGTCAAGCCGCAGCTAATGTGCTAAGTTTAAACGGTCAGTTTAGTGCTGAAATTTGTAGACTTTGTGCAGATATCTGTAATGCCTGCGCCGAGGAATGTGAAAAACACGCAAAAATGGGCATGGATCACTGTAAAGAATGTGCTGAAGTATGCCGTAAATGTGCGCAGGAGTGCGAAAAGATGGCAGCGTAATAACAATTCATATTTTGTACAGCAGGGCGCTCGAAAGACGTCCCGCTGTATTAATAAACTCGTTATTAGTAAGTGTATCAGCTAATCTATTATCTATAATAATAGATTTAAGGATGTATTCAGGTTTCTATTTCGTTGGCGAGTAATAAAGTATAATTGCTCCGTTGTTGAAAACTTTCGCCCTTTTGAGTTGAAAGACGGTCCGATTTTCTATATCCTCAAATAATGAGATTCCTGGTCCTGCAATAACCGGCTGGATACAAAGTTGTAGTTCATCGATTAAATTCAAGTTCATTAACTGAACTATCAAACTGCGGCTTCCAATCAGGATGTCTTTTCCTTCTTCCTTCATTAGCTCATTAATTACTTCCACTAGTGGCTTAGTTGCAATTTCAGCAGTCTCCCAATTTGTCTTTTTGAGCGTTTGAGAAAAAACGATTTTTGGAATTTTGTCTATTGATTTAGCGAATTCGTTCAATTCTTGTTCATCGGATGGATGTAGTAGCATTGTCTGCCAATATTGCATCAATTCAAAAGTAATTCGTCCGTAAAGGATTTTGCCTGCATTTTCCAAAAGACTAGTATAGTGTTTATGCAACTCTTGGTCTGCAATTCCAGCAGTGTGGTCACAATTTCCGTCGATTGTGGTATTGAATGCTGCGATAACTTTTCTCATAATTTATTCTGTTGCTGTTAGGAGGTTAACAATTACAATGGACATTTATGTAGATGAAGTATAAACCTAATAATAAATATGTAGATGCTATTATTTAATATCCCTAGAGGCGGACAAAATGCACGATCTTTCAATATTTCCTTAACCAGCATATCCCAAAACCGATGTTATAGGGAGTTTGATTTTGGTACTTTAAAAAGTAGAACAATTGAATAAATCTGTAAAGCCGCTTGGACAACATTAATAATACCGACTATCGGATTCAATAATATGTTCATAATAATAGTTGGAATTCCAATTAACCCTAAAATCATAAAAACTAACAAAACATATTTTATCCAGTCATCACCTTTACTTACTAAGTAGCCAATACCAATTAACATTCCTAACGTGAGTATTGCAACTTTAATTCCGAAACTATTGTTGAATATCGCAGGACTTAGAATTACATTAATTATACCTAATCCTGCTGATAAATAAATTAAATTAGCTGCTTTTTTGTGATTTGGATGGATTATTTTTGCATTTTCTTTATTCTTTTCAGATATCAAAGATGTTAATCTTTGCGTTTCTAATTCGGTAAATTCTCTACCTCTTGATTTAAGAATTTCAAATGCTAATATATTCGCTTCAGGAACAAATCTATTTCCTTCCTTAATATATTCTTCTAGTTCTCTGTCAGTTTTAGTTTCTAAAACACTCTTTTTTACACTCATAGATTGTTAATAACTGTCTATAACATACTGTTTAGCGAAGCTAACATACAAATATTTCACCGATCAGGATCTATTAATGTACCTCGCCTTACAAATTCAAAGACAATATAATAATCTATATTTTAACGGGTTGACACAACATTAAATATCGTTATCCATATGGAGAAAACAATTATTAT
The DNA window shown above is from Sphingobacterium hotanense and carries:
- a CDS encoding dihydrofolate reductase family protein — protein: MRKVIAAFNTTIDGNCDHTAGIADQELHKHYTSLLENAGKILYGRITFELMQYWQTMLLHPSDEQELNEFAKSIDKIPKIVFSQTLKKTNWETAEIATKPLVEVINELMKEEGKDILIGSRSLIVQLMNLNLIDELQLCIQPVIAGPGISLFEDIENRTVFQLKRAKVFNNGAIILYYSPTK
- a CDS encoding SusC/RagA family TonB-linked outer membrane protein; translated protein: MKWIVVLILLNITTVMADGMAQNVTLKADGISLLKVMKTIQQQTKYEFFIKSKVLADMKIHADIKDLPIEGTMRKLLQDKSAEWLLQGNTIVIKPQARVASKNVASVPVREGVPIQPVRQQNMVTGKVTDAIDDSAMAGVSVFVKGTAVGTRTDGDGVYELAVNEGDSLIFSMVGYSTQRILVGSAKVINIRLSKDNRELEETVVVAFGRQAKESIVSSITTVNVRDLRTPASNLTTALAGRMAGLVAYQSTGAPGEEDAQFFVRSVTSFGSGLTAPLILIDNIEMSSRDLARLNPDDIASFSILKDASATALYGARGANGVVLVTTKEGEKGNVKVSFRHESSVSTPTTKVDLADPVSYMEYANIAQMTRFGELVYPQSKINFTKDPNRNPNVYPAVDWKEMLTRDHSLNHRTNINLTGGGNAATYYLAGSFSQDNGILKVDEKNPFNSNINLKKYSVRSNVNLFLHKTLEAKVRLSATFDDYTGPIGESGSGGANTYGKTLLANPVLFPAYYQPDHATEFVDRILFGNYSGDDYGNGEPGYINPYADIMKGYEDVRNSTLLTQLELHQNLESITPGLKARFIGSITRYSGFNIQRSYNPFYYQYIKGTYDPTNAYPYQLSVLNPEKGSDHIDYTAGNKFVEARGYAEGAVLYNRRFGTHDLGGLLVGSIKDRLDGSPQNLDSSLPSRNVSLAGRFTYGYSNKYFAELNFGLNGSERFDPRFRWGFFPSVGLGWQVSDEPFFESLKPTFSKLRLRGTYGLVGNDIIVDDIDRFFFTSNINLNGPQAGYFGNNVNSTFTRPTIDILRYANPNITWEVSYKTNLAVELGFLNDDLSLIAEVYLENRTNIVQERQDIPSVVGLTSSVKTNYGEAKGKGLDLTLNYNKSLANGMWYIVRGNFTYGTSKITVYDELDYSGFAPWKSVVGRKVGQSQGYVAERLFIDDNEVLNSPVQMVNGNSVVYQAGDIKYRDINGDGVINTFDIVPIGYPTNPEIQYGIGGSFGYKNFDVSVFVQGSSRFSFFLDANKMAPFVNVTLVEKGVERRGNRAMLNFIKESLWTETNRDLYAHWPRLSPEAGNSAVGNANNFVRSNYWMRSASFIRLKSVEMGYKFKEFRGISPRIYASGTNLFTLSDFKLWDPEMRGNGLAYPLQKVFNLGMQVNF
- a CDS encoding FecR family protein is translated as MNSNAEIVSLIRKRMEGTITEQELRMLESWGASDPLFSDLLKKVEDEELLLSELKNRLAIKSDHSKSDWLMKFEEKTLAKVRDAEGEHPPRKKTNWGWYLSCAALLISVLGIGLILYRSQINQTKAISISDLAPGGNKAKITLADGRVIELNENQDAVVMGDELAYADGTLIQDLNNDEDSYATISTPRGGQYQITLSDGTKVWLNADSKLTYPLTMRGKERVVELDGEAYFDVESKIVGGKKIPFKIKTSEQVVEVTGTQFNLKAYADEQYENRTTLVEGSVVLHAAGKILPLKAGEQGFIDQRGLHKKQVDIGQYVAWKDNQFVFEEVELGEAMRILSRWYDFDFEIDDRVKRTYLYASISRGKNLKEVLKIIEGSGFKFKLERIGERNKLSIFN
- a CDS encoding four-helix bundle copper-binding protein is translated as MISSKFQSCIEACLECVATCNLCATACLNEKDVDHLRKCIQLDLECAAICQAAANVLSLNGQFSAEICRLCADICNACAEECEKHAKMGMDHCKECAEVCRKCAQECEKMAA